A stretch of the Ananas comosus cultivar F153 linkage group 14, ASM154086v1, whole genome shotgun sequence genome encodes the following:
- the LOC109720094 gene encoding uncharacterized protein LOC109720094, protein MFNILSWNVRGLNDLVKRRCIRSVVSAYSRSVVCFQESKIDTVSRSFLRSCCGSSIDRCHFVPAIGASGGIITCWNSKVLSCSEALIRQHSLTLLLTHLGSGKSFYLTNVYGPPSWTGKDAFCSELTDLNHICSSNWIICGNFNFTKNQSERKGNRWSYKAMTMFADLINHLVMIDLPLSNQSFTWSNMQHQPSMAKLDRFLVSIQWDRSYPHCKVKALPKITSDHCPILLSTAILSAPRRFRFEKVWLTRDDFHSNMTLWWNKVPPKNSAILTFTAKLRHCRTRIKEWCKTNFHNISNTKRAIQDELQQIDLLEEQLNLPQLLNPDSLTTNFTIDEIKTATFQLAADKAPGPDGFSLTFFQTFWETIKEDIYNVFIDLQNDRLFSSPIDFSFVCLFPKKKGTRRATDFQPISLINGLQKIISKILANRLALTLPFIITSTQSAFLKDRLLTDSFTIASELVNWCSTSSNDCARLKADFQKAFDNVSWSFLERVLRWLGFNEKWWTWIKQCVCNAKIAILVNDTPTPWFKAQKGLRQGEPLPAYLFLLVVDCLARLTEAARDNNLLQGIGPSADTKTVLIQYADDTLFLCEPSKKILEKPTVYPENLRMGIWPQNQQLQIGVVLLGSASSKSKQTRQHHWMQSRLLPFCYLSLPLHTKRLRKNDRDLIINRVYTRIDGWKAKLLSYGGRLTIVNSVLTNLTLFYLSVFKAPKWVLLRIEALHRAFFWKGCSKISRGACLVNWKSICKSKRDGGLGILDLESMNAALLSKWWWRFFTEPQLSWCNLVKTLYYTRRSPLHEGTGFVPHSQWWKGVLRYRDVFRCSITHDLGDGRNIRLWTDIWIGEAPLSTVFPNLFAQTRNKNVKVSQSWSARGWRWRFLCRGFSDSTSSVSGRQLAQFKDHLIHNSPQNSPDKLKWRWTANQQFTVKSVYNFITDLGHRDPANIYIWRLKIPPKIKIFTWLLLRKRLPTADRLLICGLIVDEHCVFCASSTENCDHLFSNCVFIRFLLLSSAAGVIQSYTSGDVRDL, encoded by the exons ATGTTCAATATTTTGTCTTGGAATGTTCGAGGTCTGAACGACCTCGTGAAGCGTCGATGTATTAGGTCGGTTGTTTCTGCTTATTCCCGCTCGGTTGTCTGTTTCCAAGAGTCCAAAATCGATACCGTGTCACGGTCCTTTCTTCGCTCATGTTGTGGCTCTTCTATCGACAGATGTCATTTTGTTCCAGCTATCGGTGCGTCTGGTGGCATTATCACGTGCTGGAATTCTAAAGTCCTCTCATGCTCCGAAGCTCTAATCAGACAACACTCACTTACTCTCCTCCTTACTCACCTAGGAAGTGGGAAAAGCTTCTACCTAACCAATGTTTACGGACCACCTTCCTGGACTGGGAAGGATGCATTTTGCTCTGAGCTCACCGACCTGAATCACATTTGTTCCTCCAATTGGATTATCTGTGGCAACTTCAACTTCACCAAAAACCAATCAGAGAGAAAAGGCAATCGTTGGAGCTATAAGGCCATGACCATGTTCGCTGATCTCATCAACCATCTTGTGATGATTGATTTACCGCTTTCCAACCAAAGCTTCACCTGGTCGAACATGCAACATCAGCCCTCCATGGCTAAGCTTGACAGATTTCTCGTCTCTATTCAATGGGATAGATCCTATCCCCACTGCAAGGTCAAGGCCCTCCCCAAGATAACCTCTGACCACTGCCCAATCCTTCTATCTACCGCCATCCTTAGCGCACCGCGAAGGTTCCGGTTCGAGAAAGTCTGGCTCACTAGAGACGATTTTCACTCCAACATGACCCTCTGGTGGAATAAAGTCCCGCCTAAGAACTCGGCCATCCTCACTTTCACCGCAAAGCTCAGACACTGCAGAACCAGGATCAAAGAATGGTGCAAGACAAACTTTCACAACATCTCAAACACTAAGAGAGCAATTCAGGACGAACTTCAGCAGATCGACCTGCTCGAGGAGCAACTCAACTTGCCACA GCTACTTAACCCTGACTCCCTGACGACGAACTTCACGATCGACGAAATCAAGACCGCCACCTTTCAACTAGCCGCTGACAAGGCCCCAGGTCCAGATGGGTTTTCCCTAACCTTCTTCCAAACTTTCTGGGAAACAATCAAAGAGGATATCTACAATGTTTTCATCGACCTACAAAATGATAGACTTTTCTCTAGCCCTATTGATTTCTCCTTCGTGTGTCtcttccccaaaaaaaaaggaacgcGCAGAGCAACCGACTTCCAACCGATTAGCCTCATCAATGGACTGCAGAAAATTATCTCCAAAATTCTAGCCAATAGACTAGCACTTACCCTGCCGTTCATTATAACCTCTACGCAATCAGCCTTCCTAAAGGATCGGTTGCTCACCGACTCTTTCACCATTGCCAGCGAACTAGTCAACTGGTGCTCGACCTCGAGTAACGATTGCGCACGTCTCAAAGCAGACTTCCAAAAGGCCTTTGACAATGTCAGTTGGTCTTTCCTCGAACGTGTCTTGCGATGGCTAGGATTCAACGAAAAGTGGTGGACCTGGATTAAACAATGTGTCTGTAACGCCAAAATTGCCATTCTGGTAAACGATACCCCTACCCCTTGGTTCAAAGCACAGAAAGGGCTCAGACAGGGCGAACCTCTCCCCGCGTACCTATTTCTGTTGGTCGTTGACTGCCTGGCCAGGCTCACCGAAGCTGCTAGGGACAACAACCTGCTCCAAGGCATAGGCCCGTCGGCCGACACTAAGACGGTGCTAATTCAATATGCAGATGACACTCTCTTCTTATGCGAGCCAAGCAAAAAAATACTTGAAAAACCTACTGTTTATCCTGAAAATCTTCGAATGGGCATCtggcctcaaaatcaacaactccaaatcggagttGTACTACTTGGGTCAGCATCCTCTAAAAGCAAACAGACTCGCCAACATCATTGGATGCAAAGTAGGCTTCTTCCGTTCTGCTATCTAAGCTTACCTCTCCATACCAAACGACTTCGCAAAAATGACCGGGACCTGATTATCAACCGCGTATACACCAGAATCGATGGATGGAAAGCTAAATTGCTGTCCTATGGCGGAAGACTAACCATTGTCAACTCGGTCCTTACCAACCTAACTTTATTCTACCTATCCGTCTTTAAAGCTCCCAAATGGGTTCTACTAAGGATTGAAGCCCTACATAGAGCATTCTTCTGGAAAGGGTGTTCTAAAATATCTAGAGGAGCATGTCTCGTCAACTGGAAATCCATCTGCAAAAGCAAAAGGGACGGGGGACTTGGAATTTTAGATCTGGAATCCATGAATGCAGCACTGCTCagcaaatggtggtggcgtttcttCACTGAACCACAACTGTCGTGGTGCAATCTAGTTAAAACCCTCTACTACACGAGACGTAGCCCGTTACATGAAGGTACAGGTTTTGTACCGCACTCACAGTGGTGGAAAGGAGTACTACGATATCGGGATGTCTTCAGATGCAGTATAACTCACGACCTGGGTGACGGGAGGAACATCAGACTCTGGACTGATATTTGGATTGGAGAAGCGCCCCTTAGCACCGTGTTCCCAAACCTGTTCGCCCAGACCAGGAACAAGAATGTCAAAGTCTCACAATCCTGGAGCGCTCGTGGATGGAGATGGCGCTTCCTTTGTAGGGGCTTCTCGGACTCAACCTCCAGTGTTAGTGGCAGACAATTAGCCCAATTCAAAGACCACCTCATACACAACAGCCCACAAAACTCACCTGACAAACTAAAATGGAGGTGGACCGCGAATCAACAATTTACCGTAAAATCGGTCTACAACTTCATCACAGACTTAGGCCACAGAGACCCCGCTAATATCTATATCTGGCGGCTGAAAATCCCacccaaaatcaaaatcttcacCTGGCTGTTGCTACGCAAAAGATTACCCACTGCTGACAGGCTGCTGATTTGCGGATTGATAGTGGACGAACATTGTGTATTCTGCGCCTCTTCCACGGAAAACTGCGACCACCTTTTCTCCAATTGTGTCTTCATCCGTTTCCTTTTACTTTCCTCAGCTGCCGGGGTCATCCAGTCTTACACCAGCGGGGACGTCCGTGATCTCTGA